The genomic window CCGGCTGGCGCCGGCGATCAGCCCGGACACCGAGTTCTTCTGGAACGGGCTGCGCGAGCACAAGCTGCTGATCCAGCGCTGCAGCGGATGCGGCGCCCTGCGCAACCCGCCGCGGCCGATGTGCCCCAACTGCCGCTCCCTGAACTGGGAGACCATCGAATCGTCAGGCCGGGGATCGGTCTACAGCTACGTGGTGCCGCACCAGCCGCGCTTCCCCTTCTTCGACTACCCCTACATCGTGGCCCTGGTGGAGCTGGAGGAAGGTGTGCGGTTGGTGTCGAACCTGTGCGACGTCGACCCGGCCGACGTCACGGTGGGCATGCCGGTCG from Mycobacterium kubicae includes these protein-coding regions:
- a CDS encoding Zn-ribbon domain-containing OB-fold protein, whose protein sequence is MATRLAPAISPDTEFFWNGLREHKLLIQRCSGCGALRNPPRPMCPNCRSLNWETIESSGRGSVYSYVVPHQPRFPFFDYPYIVALVELEEGVRLVSNLCDVDPADVTVGMPVEVFYQDFDNDLVLHQFRPATG